A stretch of the Streptomyces sp. WMMB303 genome encodes the following:
- a CDS encoding MBL fold metallo-hydrolase, translated as MTAARIDHLVTSGEFRLDGETHQVDNNVWIVGDDTEAVVIDAAHDADAIAAALGQRTLRAIVCTHAHNDHIDAAPALADRTGAPVLLHPDDLPLWKMTHPDRSPDGELADGETVQVAGVELTVLHTPGHAPGAVCLYAPALGTVFTGDTLFQGGPGATGRSFSDHPTIVRSIKERLLTLPLETVVRTGHGDSTTVGEETANV; from the coding sequence GTGACGGCGGCCCGGATCGACCACCTCGTCACCAGCGGGGAGTTCCGCCTGGACGGCGAGACGCACCAGGTCGACAACAACGTCTGGATCGTCGGCGACGACACGGAGGCCGTCGTCATCGACGCGGCACACGACGCCGATGCCATCGCGGCGGCGCTGGGGCAGCGGACGCTGCGCGCGATCGTGTGCACACACGCGCACAACGACCACATCGACGCCGCGCCCGCCCTCGCGGACCGCACGGGTGCACCCGTCCTGCTGCATCCGGACGACCTGCCGCTGTGGAAGATGACCCACCCGGACCGGTCGCCGGACGGGGAACTGGCCGACGGCGAAACCGTGCAGGTGGCGGGCGTCGAGCTGACCGTCCTGCATACCCCGGGCCACGCACCGGGCGCGGTCTGCCTCTACGCTCCCGCGCTGGGCACCGTCTTCACGGGCGACACCCTCTTCCAGGGCGGCCCGGGTGCCACCGGCCGGTCCTTCTCCGATCACCCCACCATCGTCCGGTCGATCAAGGAGCGGCTGTTGACGCTGCCGCTGGAGACCGTCGTGCGCACCGGGCACGGCGACAGCACCACGGTGGGGGAGGAGACGGCGAACGTCTGA
- a CDS encoding S-(hydroxymethyl)mycothiol dehydrogenase produces MAQEVRGVVAPGKDEPVRVETIVVPDPGPGEAVVQVQACGVCHTDLHYKQGGISDDYPFLLGHEAAGVVEAVGDGVTEVAPGDFVVLNWRAVCGQCRACKRGRPWYCFDTHNAEQKMTLKSDGRELEPALGIGAFAEKTLVAAGQCTKVDPSVSPAVAGLLGCGVMAGIGAAMNTGQVTRGDSVAVIGCGGVGDAAIAGARLAGAAKVIAVDIDDRKLTTAEKIGATHTVNSATTDPVATIRELTGGFGADVVIEAVGRPETYKQAFYARDLAGTVVLVGVPTPEMTLELPLLDVFGRGGALKSSWYGDCLPSRDFPMLIDLHQQGRLDLGAFVTETIALDEVEKAFERMHGGDVLRSVVVL; encoded by the coding sequence ATGGCTCAGGAAGTACGCGGAGTCGTCGCACCGGGCAAGGACGAGCCGGTGCGGGTCGAGACGATCGTGGTTCCGGACCCGGGGCCCGGCGAGGCCGTCGTCCAGGTGCAGGCGTGCGGCGTGTGCCACACCGACCTGCACTACAAGCAGGGCGGCATCAGTGACGACTATCCCTTCCTCCTCGGGCACGAGGCGGCGGGTGTCGTGGAGGCGGTCGGTGACGGGGTCACCGAGGTGGCGCCCGGGGACTTCGTGGTCCTCAACTGGCGTGCGGTGTGCGGACAGTGCCGGGCCTGCAAGCGCGGGCGGCCGTGGTACTGCTTCGACACCCACAACGCCGAGCAGAAGATGACCCTCAAGAGCGACGGGCGGGAACTGGAGCCCGCGCTGGGCATCGGTGCGTTCGCGGAGAAGACACTGGTCGCCGCCGGGCAGTGCACCAAGGTCGACCCGTCGGTCTCGCCCGCCGTCGCCGGACTGCTGGGCTGCGGCGTCATGGCGGGGATCGGCGCGGCGATGAACACCGGCCAGGTGACGCGCGGCGACTCGGTCGCGGTCATCGGGTGCGGCGGGGTGGGGGACGCCGCCATCGCGGGGGCGCGGCTCGCGGGCGCGGCGAAGGTCATCGCCGTGGACATCGACGACCGCAAGCTCACCACCGCCGAGAAGATCGGCGCGACCCACACCGTCAACTCCGCCACCACCGACCCGGTCGCCACCATCCGGGAGCTGACCGGCGGGTTCGGCGCCGATGTGGTCATCGAGGCGGTCGGCCGTCCCGAGACCTACAAGCAGGCGTTCTACGCCCGCGACCTGGCGGGCACGGTCGTCCTGGTCGGCGTGCCGACGCCGGAGATGACGCTGGAGCTGCCGCTGCTGGACGTCTTCGGCCGGGGCGGTGCGCTCAAGTCCTCCTGGTACGGGGACTGCCTGCCCTCCCGGGACTTCCCGATGCTGATCGACCTGCACCAGCAGGGGCGGCTCGACCTGGGCGCCTTCGTCACCGAGACCATCGCGCTGGACGAGGTGGAGAAGGCGTTCGAGCGGATGCACGGCGGCGACGTGCTGCGTTCGGTGGTGGTCCTGTGA
- the deoC gene encoding deoxyribose-phosphate aldolase: MPTDAAPRDAGRGSLSDVATSDAALRRFLQGLPGVDAVGLEARAAALGTRSIKTTAKAYALDLAISMIDLTTLEGADTPGKVRSLCAKGARPDPGDRSAPPVAAICVYPDMAATARQALTELGAEGINVASVATAFPSGRASMAVKLADTREAVAAGADEIDMVIDRGAFLAGRYLQVFEEIREVKSACGAAHLKVIFENGELATYDNIRRASWLAMLAGADFIKTSTGKVAVNATPPNTLLMLEAVRDFRAATGQQVGVKPAGGIRTAKDAVKYLVMVNETLGDDWLSPHWFRFGASSLLNDLLMQRQKLATGRYSGPDYVTVD, from the coding sequence ATGCCTACCGATGCGGCCCCTCGCGACGCGGGGAGGGGCTCCCTCTCCGACGTCGCGACCTCCGATGCCGCACTCCGCCGCTTCCTGCAGGGGCTCCCCGGTGTCGACGCGGTCGGGCTGGAAGCCCGGGCCGCCGCGCTGGGGACCCGTTCCATCAAGACGACCGCCAAGGCGTACGCGCTCGACCTGGCGATCTCGATGATCGACCTGACGACGCTGGAGGGGGCCGACACACCGGGCAAGGTGCGGTCCCTGTGCGCGAAGGGCGCGCGTCCCGACCCGGGTGACCGGTCCGCGCCCCCCGTCGCCGCGATCTGCGTCTATCCCGACATGGCGGCCACCGCACGGCAGGCGCTGACGGAACTGGGCGCCGAAGGGATCAACGTGGCGTCCGTCGCCACCGCGTTTCCCTCCGGACGTGCCTCGATGGCGGTCAAGCTGGCGGACACCCGGGAGGCGGTGGCCGCCGGGGCCGACGAGATCGACATGGTGATCGACCGGGGCGCCTTCCTCGCCGGCCGCTACCTCCAGGTGTTCGAGGAGATCCGCGAGGTGAAGTCCGCCTGCGGCGCGGCACACCTGAAGGTGATCTTCGAGAACGGGGAGCTGGCCACCTACGACAACATCCGCCGGGCCTCCTGGCTGGCCATGCTCGCGGGCGCCGACTTCATCAAGACCTCCACCGGCAAGGTGGCCGTGAACGCGACGCCGCCGAACACGCTGCTGATGCTGGAGGCCGTCCGCGACTTCCGCGCCGCCACCGGGCAGCAGGTGGGCGTGAAGCCCGCGGGCGGCATCCGCACGGCCAAGGACGCGGTCAAGTACCTGGTGATGGTCAACGAGACGCTGGGGGACGACTGGCTCAGCCCCCACTGGTTCCGCTTCGGCGCCTCCAGCCTGCTGAACGACCTGTTGATGCAGCGCCAGAAGCTCGCTACCGGCCGCTACTCCGGCCCCGACTACGTAACGGTGGACTGA
- a CDS encoding PH domain-containing protein produces MTSEDSEGTGEDRGGATDGDRAAGRERGSAPGSGGETGSGSDSGSGSGTGGQEFPDRVYRSAGGMAGGIVLLAIGLWLATDAVLGGEGRTPWLTLAAMLCVVPLVVAFTLRPAVFAGERRMRVRNPFRTIEVPWGAVESLRAGYSSEVLAGGAKYQLWSIPVSLRARKKATRHNERIGSGRPPATGPGGLFGGRGMPNVGPDTSELREKRAASDQSVDELRELAETHGRKEAAQGEVAVRWSFEVIAPALAGAVLLAVLLATG; encoded by the coding sequence ATGACGAGCGAGGACAGCGAGGGCACGGGCGAGGACCGCGGCGGCGCGACGGACGGCGACCGCGCGGCCGGAAGGGAACGCGGAAGCGCTCCCGGCTCCGGCGGGGAGACCGGTTCCGGAAGCGACAGCGGCTCCGGGAGCGGGACCGGCGGACAGGAGTTCCCCGACCGGGTGTACCGCTCGGCCGGTGGGATGGCGGGCGGCATCGTCCTGCTCGCCATCGGGCTGTGGCTCGCGACGGACGCGGTCCTCGGGGGCGAGGGCAGGACGCCGTGGCTGACGCTCGCCGCGATGCTGTGCGTCGTGCCGCTCGTCGTCGCCTTCACGCTGCGTCCCGCCGTGTTCGCGGGGGAGCGGCGGATGCGGGTGCGCAACCCGTTCCGCACCATCGAGGTGCCGTGGGGAGCCGTGGAGTCGCTGCGGGCCGGGTACTCCAGCGAGGTGCTGGCCGGAGGCGCGAAGTACCAGCTGTGGTCCATCCCCGTCTCCCTGCGGGCCCGCAAGAAGGCGACCCGGCACAACGAGCGGATCGGTTCGGGTCGGCCGCCCGCCACCGGGCCGGGCGGGCTGTTCGGCGGCCGCGGGATGCCGAACGTGGGTCCGGACACCTCGGAGCTGCGGGAGAAGCGGGCCGCCTCCGACCAGTCCGTCGACGAGCTCCGCGAGCTGGCCGAGACCCACGGCCGGAAGGAGGCGGCCCAGGGAGAGGTCGCCGTCCGGTGGTCCTTCGAGGTCATCGCCCCGGCGCTGGCGGGTGCCGTGCTGCTGGCCGTGCTGCTGGCGACGGGCTGA
- a CDS encoding helix-turn-helix domain-containing protein, whose amino-acid sequence MPSHASQPSPGRTRRSYDQFCATARALDSVGDRWTLLIVRELLAGPRRYTDLHADLPGVSTDVLAARLKHMEGEGLAERRRQPRPASGHVYELTERGRALLPVLTALASWGAPALGAPRPTDAVRAHWWALPLRDAVGRLTGAGAAALIEVVLPEGAFHLRVGDASDGPLYGEGPADDAEARLELDAEACAALAEGSLALADGIRAGTVRVTFPDGAREGPLAHALAAAD is encoded by the coding sequence ATGCCGAGCCACGCCAGCCAGCCGAGTCCGGGGCGCACCCGCCGCAGTTACGACCAGTTCTGCGCCACGGCGCGCGCCCTCGACTCGGTGGGGGACCGCTGGACCCTGCTCATCGTCCGCGAACTCCTCGCCGGACCGCGCCGCTACACCGATCTGCACGCCGACCTGCCCGGCGTCAGCACCGACGTGCTGGCGGCGCGGCTCAAGCACATGGAGGGCGAGGGGCTGGCCGAGCGGCGCCGACAGCCGCGCCCCGCCTCCGGCCACGTCTACGAACTGACCGAGCGCGGCCGTGCGCTGCTGCCCGTGCTGACCGCGCTCGCCTCCTGGGGAGCCCCCGCGCTGGGCGCACCCCGCCCCACCGACGCGGTGCGCGCCCACTGGTGGGCCCTCCCGCTGCGCGACGCGGTCGGCCGGCTGACCGGGGCCGGCGCGGCCGCGCTCATCGAGGTCGTCCTGCCCGAAGGGGCGTTCCACCTGCGGGTGGGCGACGCGTCGGACGGTCCGCTGTACGGCGAGGGCCCGGCGGACGACGCCGAGGCGCGGCTGGAACTGGACGCGGAGGCGTGCGCGGCCCTCGCGGAGGGCTCGCTGGCGCTGGCCGACGGCATCCGGGCCGGGACGGTGCGGGTGACGTTCCCGGACGGCGCCCGGGAAGGGCCGCTGGCGCACGCGCTGGCCGCGGCGGACTGA
- a CDS encoding pyridoxal phosphate-dependent aminotransferase: MEFRQSNKLSEVCYEIRGPVIEQADALEEAGHSVLRLNTGNPALFGFEAPEEIIQDMVRMLPQAHGYTESRGILPARRAVAQHYQQRGFPDADVDDVYLGNGVSELVSMAVQALVEDGDEILIPAPDFPLWTAVTTMAGGKAVHYVCDEQADWLPDLDDMAARITPRTKAVVIISPNNPTGAVYPRELLEGILDLARRNGLMVLSDEIYDKILYDGAVHHHVGALAPDLVCLTFSGLSKAYRVAGFRSGWLLVSGPKQHARDYLEGLGMLASMRLCPNAPAQHAIQAALGGRQSIEDLVLPGGRLHEQRDVAWQKLNEIPGVSCVKPKGALYAFPRLDPEVHRIHDDERFVLDLLLREKIQVVQGTGFNWARPDHFRVLTLPRAEDLDAAVSRIGRFLESYRQ; encoded by the coding sequence ATGGAGTTCCGGCAGTCGAACAAGCTCAGCGAGGTCTGCTACGAGATCCGCGGTCCGGTGATCGAGCAGGCCGACGCGCTGGAGGAGGCCGGCCACAGCGTGCTGCGGCTGAACACCGGCAACCCCGCGCTCTTCGGCTTCGAGGCGCCCGAGGAGATCATCCAGGACATGGTGCGGATGCTCCCCCAGGCGCACGGCTACACCGAGTCCCGCGGCATCCTGCCGGCCCGCCGCGCCGTCGCCCAGCACTACCAGCAGCGCGGCTTCCCCGACGCCGACGTGGACGACGTCTACCTGGGCAACGGCGTCTCCGAACTCGTCTCCATGGCCGTGCAGGCGCTGGTGGAGGACGGCGACGAGATCCTCATCCCGGCACCGGACTTCCCGCTGTGGACGGCCGTGACGACGATGGCGGGCGGCAAGGCCGTGCACTACGTGTGCGACGAGCAGGCCGACTGGCTGCCCGACCTGGACGACATGGCGGCGAGGATCACTCCTCGCACCAAGGCCGTCGTCATCATCAGCCCCAACAACCCGACCGGCGCCGTCTACCCGCGCGAGCTGCTGGAGGGCATCCTCGACCTGGCGCGCCGCAACGGGCTGATGGTCCTCTCCGACGAGATCTACGACAAGATCCTCTACGACGGCGCCGTCCACCACCACGTCGGCGCCCTCGCCCCGGACCTGGTGTGCCTCACCTTCAGCGGACTGTCCAAGGCCTACCGGGTGGCGGGCTTCCGCTCGGGCTGGCTGCTGGTCTCCGGCCCCAAGCAGCACGCCCGCGACTACCTGGAGGGGCTGGGCATGCTCGCCTCCATGCGGCTGTGCCCCAACGCCCCGGCGCAGCACGCCATCCAGGCCGCGCTGGGTGGCCGCCAGTCCATCGAGGACCTCGTACTGCCCGGCGGGCGGCTGCACGAACAGCGCGACGTGGCCTGGCAGAAGCTCAACGAGATCCCCGGTGTCAGCTGCGTCAAACCGAAGGGCGCGCTGTACGCCTTCCCCCGGCTGGACCCCGAGGTGCACCGCATCCACGACGACGAACGGTTCGTCCTCGACCTGCTGCTGCGGGAGAAGATCCAGGTCGTCCAGGGCACCGGCTTCAACTGGGCCCGCCCCGACCACTTCCGGGTGCTCACCCTGCCCAGGGCGGAGGACCTGGACGCGGCCGTCTCCCGCATCGGCCGCTTCCTGGAGAGCTACCGGCAGTGA
- a CDS encoding aldehyde dehydrogenase family protein produces the protein MNDQQSGSTTSTLFGYAPAPESRSVVDIAPSYGLFIDGEFREAAGGMVFTTRSPADEEVLSEVAYGQADDVDAAVRAARAAFETWSALPGAERAKYLFRIARIIQERSRELAVLETLDNGKPIRETRDADLPLVAAHFFYYAGWADKLSYAGCGPDPRPLGVAAQVVPWNFPLLMLAWKIAPALAAGNTVVLKPAETTPLSALFFADICRQAGLPKGVVNILTGDGATGAALVGHPDVHKVAFTGSTAVGKEIARTVAGTDKRLTLELGGKGANIVFEDAPLDQAVEGIVGGIFFNQGQVCCAGSRLLVQESVHDEVLDALKRRLRTLRVGDPLDKNTDVGAINSAEQLARITELAEAGEAEGAERWSPPCELPERGHWFAPTVFTGVGQAHRIAQEEIFGPVLSVLTFRTPEEAVAKANNTPYGLSAGIWTEKGSRILKLANQLRAGVVWANTFNKFDPTSPFGGYKESGYGREGGRHGLEAYLEHA, from the coding sequence ATGAACGACCAGCAGTCCGGGTCGACGACGTCGACTCTGTTCGGCTACGCGCCCGCGCCCGAGTCGCGGTCCGTGGTCGACATCGCACCGTCCTACGGCCTGTTCATCGACGGGGAGTTCCGCGAGGCCGCCGGCGGCATGGTGTTCACCACCCGCTCCCCGGCCGACGAGGAGGTGCTGTCCGAGGTCGCCTACGGCCAGGCGGACGACGTCGACGCGGCGGTGCGCGCCGCACGCGCGGCGTTCGAGACCTGGTCGGCGCTGCCGGGTGCCGAGCGGGCGAAGTACCTGTTCCGGATCGCCCGGATCATCCAGGAGCGCTCGCGCGAGCTGGCGGTACTGGAGACCCTGGACAACGGCAAGCCGATCCGCGAGACGCGGGACGCGGACCTGCCGCTGGTGGCGGCGCACTTCTTCTACTACGCGGGCTGGGCCGACAAGCTCTCCTACGCCGGCTGCGGGCCCGACCCGCGGCCGCTGGGGGTCGCCGCACAGGTCGTCCCGTGGAACTTCCCGCTGCTGATGCTCGCCTGGAAGATCGCCCCGGCGCTGGCCGCGGGCAACACGGTGGTGCTCAAGCCCGCCGAGACGACGCCGCTCTCGGCGCTGTTCTTCGCGGACATCTGCCGGCAGGCGGGACTGCCCAAGGGCGTCGTCAACATCCTCACGGGCGACGGCGCGACGGGCGCGGCCCTGGTGGGCCACCCGGACGTGCACAAGGTCGCGTTCACCGGATCGACCGCCGTCGGCAAGGAGATCGCGCGGACGGTCGCCGGTACGGACAAGCGGCTGACCCTGGAACTCGGCGGCAAGGGCGCCAACATCGTCTTCGAGGACGCCCCGCTCGACCAGGCCGTCGAGGGCATCGTGGGCGGGATCTTCTTCAACCAAGGGCAGGTGTGCTGCGCCGGTTCCCGGCTGCTGGTGCAGGAGTCGGTGCACGACGAGGTGCTGGACGCGCTCAAGCGGCGGCTGCGCACCCTGCGGGTCGGCGATCCGCTGGACAAGAACACCGACGTGGGCGCCATCAACTCCGCCGAGCAGCTGGCCCGGATCACCGAGCTGGCCGAGGCGGGCGAGGCCGAGGGCGCCGAGCGCTGGTCCCCGCCGTGCGAGCTGCCCGAGCGCGGCCACTGGTTCGCGCCCACCGTCTTCACCGGAGTCGGCCAGGCGCACCGGATCGCGCAGGAGGAGATCTTCGGCCCGGTGCTCTCGGTGCTCACCTTCCGTACGCCCGAGGAGGCGGTCGCGAAGGCCAACAACACGCCCTACGGGCTCTCGGCGGGCATCTGGACGGAGAAGGGCTCGCGCATCCTGAAGCTGGCGAACCAGTTGCGCGCGGGCGTCGTCTGGGCCAACACGTTCAACAAGTTCGATCCGACCTCGCCGTTCGGCGGCTACAAGGAGTCCGGCTACGGCCGCGAGGGTGGCAGGCACGGTCTGGAGGCATACCTTGAGCACGCCTGA
- a CDS encoding aldehyde dehydrogenase family protein, with the protein MSTPEARTSPARGARLSVLKTYKLYVGGKFPRSESGRVYEVTDAKGQWLANAPRASRKDARDAVVAARKAFGGWSGATAYNRGQILYRVAEMLEGRREQFAAEVAAAEGLSKAKAQAHTDAAIDRWVWYAGWSDKVAQVVGGGNPVAGPFFNLSTPEPTGVVAVTAPRNSSLLGLVSVLAPVIVTGNTAVVAAAQDAPLPALSLAEVLATSDLPGGVVNVLSGETAELARPLAAHQDVNAIDLAGADPELGTELERAAAENLKRVLRPAPGAVDWTAEPGLERMTAFLETKTVWHPIGA; encoded by the coding sequence TTGAGCACGCCTGAGGCACGTACATCCCCGGCACGGGGCGCACGACTGTCCGTGCTGAAGACCTACAAGCTGTACGTGGGGGGCAAGTTCCCCCGCAGCGAGAGCGGCAGGGTGTACGAGGTGACCGACGCGAAGGGCCAGTGGCTGGCCAACGCCCCCCGCGCGTCCCGCAAGGACGCGCGGGACGCGGTCGTCGCGGCCCGCAAGGCGTTCGGCGGCTGGTCGGGCGCGACGGCCTACAACCGCGGCCAGATCCTCTACCGCGTCGCGGAGATGCTGGAGGGCCGCCGCGAGCAGTTCGCCGCCGAGGTGGCAGCGGCCGAGGGGCTGTCGAAGGCGAAGGCGCAGGCCCATACGGATGCGGCCATCGACCGCTGGGTCTGGTACGCGGGCTGGTCGGACAAGGTGGCCCAGGTGGTGGGCGGCGGCAACCCGGTCGCGGGCCCGTTCTTCAACCTCTCCACGCCCGAGCCGACCGGTGTGGTGGCGGTAACGGCCCCGCGGAACTCGTCACTGCTGGGTCTGGTCTCCGTGCTGGCGCCGGTGATCGTCACCGGCAACACGGCCGTCGTCGCCGCCGCACAGGACGCTCCGCTGCCCGCGCTCTCCCTCGCGGAGGTGCTGGCGACCTCGGACCTGCCCGGCGGCGTGGTCAACGTGCTGTCCGGGGAGACCGCCGAACTCGCCCGGCCGCTCGCCGCACACCAGGACGTGAACGCGATCGACCTCGCGGGCGCGGACCCGGAGCTGGGCACGGAGCTGGAGCGGGCTGCTGCGGAAAACCTCAAGCGGGTGCTGCGCCCGGCGCCGGGCGCCGTCGACTGGACGGCCGAGCCGGGGCTGGAGCGGATGACGGCCTTCCTGGAGACGAAGACCGTCTGGCATCCGATCGGCGCCTGA
- a CDS encoding lanthionine synthetase LanC family protein translates to MADWNAQDVLRRLTEECGAPHSLVTGATWTRVRCEPAPDLPEHGWKLHISSRADALPQLAPVLFPRLLAEGCGFKVARSDRVLRRLNDAGAGSGAVGKAVTVYPPPERVRELGRELAELLRGHPGPRVPSDRRVAEDAPVYYRYGPFRTHWRSGPYGTLVVVIHGPDGQEFEAAASLGYRQPPWVSDPFRTDEPPPGTEVAPADTAAHPAPDDHAPRPAADVLLGGRYRAVEGVYESARGNVYRAVETTGRAGDAAHGRTVIVKTARAHVSEDRDGNDVRVRLRNERRVLTACAGVPGIPAFLDHFAHAADEYLVTSDVGDRNLMEHIWRNGALLPAPCTPASMPAADDGEDPGATGEAGATRPADEADAFTRLARELATTLGALHAEGVVMRDVTPRNIVLDDTGRSHLIDFGISALDGIHLPGGTPGYAPREQLDRTQEPSAADDHYALGMVLVFAATGLPPVTGEASTALARTRALQCLHAVHGTRRPELRAVVGDLLSRDPDRSAGALADLASGDWRARTGGHALTPPAAPTGQADLADRVLEILLAEAGEYHLGGEGVDFPAVDASLYTGSAGVGLELLQHRHRPGVPELLRRLARHAHRSLATVPTADGLFSGRTGTEVFLAAARRAGVEVPTGPVLPAATRGRAPDAAEVPEVLRAVDIDVVSGHAGVGLGRLLLADLGDPGAPAAAAALAEPLLRREDPAVPSAHLAAELGRETTFGYAHGYLGVTDFLLLLAARNGDRGLLETGRLRAHRLAALVPDVVAAAAAPTASQMAVSWCRGLGGLARVLRHAWLVLDEPELRRAAETATRGCLPWLTRLSTLGQCCGTAGLGAVLLDLAVDTGEDRYLDAAHEAARHLMRRSHGPDDAPALVANTHTRDAPYSWAQGYAGILAFLRRLREPAGPDLLPEPTARNTPAPHGRTVGG, encoded by the coding sequence GTGGCCGACTGGAACGCGCAGGACGTGCTCCGGAGACTGACCGAGGAGTGCGGCGCTCCGCACTCGCTCGTCACCGGGGCCACCTGGACACGGGTGAGGTGTGAGCCCGCACCCGACCTCCCCGAACACGGCTGGAAGCTGCACATCTCCTCCCGGGCCGACGCGCTGCCGCAACTGGCGCCGGTTCTCTTCCCCCGTCTGCTCGCCGAGGGGTGCGGGTTCAAAGTGGCCCGCTCGGACCGGGTGCTGCGCCGGCTCAACGACGCCGGAGCCGGGTCGGGAGCGGTGGGCAAGGCCGTCACCGTCTATCCGCCGCCCGAACGGGTCCGCGAGCTGGGCCGGGAACTGGCCGAGCTGCTCCGGGGCCATCCCGGCCCGAGAGTGCCCAGCGACCGACGGGTGGCGGAGGACGCCCCCGTGTACTACCGCTACGGCCCCTTCCGCACCCACTGGCGCAGCGGCCCCTACGGCACCCTGGTGGTGGTCATCCACGGCCCGGACGGCCAGGAGTTCGAGGCAGCCGCCTCGCTCGGCTACCGCCAGCCCCCCTGGGTGAGCGACCCGTTCCGTACGGACGAACCGCCGCCCGGCACCGAAGTCGCCCCCGCGGACACCGCGGCTCACCCCGCGCCGGACGACCACGCGCCGCGCCCCGCCGCCGACGTGCTGCTGGGGGGCCGGTACCGGGCCGTCGAGGGCGTGTACGAGTCGGCCCGCGGCAACGTCTACCGCGCCGTGGAGACGACGGGCCGGGCCGGCGACGCCGCGCACGGGCGCACCGTCATCGTCAAGACCGCCCGCGCGCACGTCAGCGAGGACCGCGACGGCAACGACGTCCGGGTCCGGCTGCGCAACGAGCGCCGCGTCCTGACGGCGTGTGCCGGGGTGCCGGGCATCCCCGCCTTCCTCGACCACTTCGCCCACGCCGCCGACGAATACCTGGTCACCAGCGATGTCGGCGACCGCAACCTCATGGAACACATATGGCGCAACGGCGCGTTGCTGCCGGCCCCCTGCACGCCCGCCTCCATGCCCGCCGCCGATGACGGCGAGGACCCCGGGGCCACCGGAGAGGCGGGGGCCACCCGGCCGGCGGACGAGGCCGACGCGTTCACCCGCCTCGCACGTGAACTCGCCACCACGCTCGGCGCTCTGCACGCCGAGGGGGTGGTCATGCGGGACGTGACACCCCGCAACATCGTCCTGGACGACACCGGGCGGTCCCACCTCATCGACTTCGGGATCTCGGCGCTCGACGGCATCCACCTGCCGGGCGGCACCCCGGGCTACGCCCCGCGGGAGCAACTCGACCGCACGCAGGAACCGTCGGCGGCCGACGACCACTACGCGCTCGGCATGGTCCTCGTCTTCGCCGCCACCGGGCTGCCCCCGGTCACCGGGGAGGCGTCGACCGCCCTCGCCCGCACCCGGGCGCTGCAGTGCCTGCACGCCGTACACGGCACCCGGCGGCCGGAACTCCGCGCGGTGGTCGGCGACCTCCTCTCCCGCGATCCGGACCGCTCCGCCGGGGCGCTCGCCGACCTCGCCTCCGGGGACTGGCGCGCCCGCACCGGCGGCCACGCCCTCACGCCTCCCGCGGCCCCCACCGGCCAGGCCGACCTCGCCGACCGGGTGCTGGAGATCCTGCTGGCCGAGGCGGGGGAGTACCACCTCGGCGGAGAGGGCGTGGACTTCCCGGCCGTCGACGCCAGCCTGTACACCGGAAGCGCGGGGGTCGGGCTGGAACTGCTGCAACACCGCCACCGCCCGGGCGTCCCGGAACTGCTGCGGCGGCTCGCCCGGCACGCCCACCGCAGCCTGGCCACCGTGCCCACCGCGGACGGCCTCTTCTCCGGCCGCACCGGCACCGAGGTGTTCCTGGCCGCGGCCCGCCGTGCCGGAGTGGAGGTGCCGACCGGACCGGTGCTGCCCGCCGCCACCCGCGGCCGCGCACCGGACGCCGCGGAGGTTCCGGAAGTGCTGCGGGCCGTCGACATCGACGTCGTCTCCGGGCACGCGGGCGTCGGACTCGGCAGGCTCCTGCTGGCCGACCTCGGCGACCCGGGCGCGCCGGCGGCGGCCGCGGCCCTCGCCGAGCCGCTGCTGCGGCGCGAGGACCCTGCCGTCCCATCCGCACACCTGGCCGCTGAACTGGGCCGCGAGACCACCTTCGGGTACGCGCACGGATATCTCGGCGTCACCGACTTCCTGCTGCTGCTCGCCGCCCGCAACGGCGACCGAGGGTTGCTGGAGACCGGCCGGCTGCGGGCCCACCGGCTGGCCGCTCTCGTCCCGGACGTGGTCGCCGCCGCAGCCGCGCCCACCGCCTCGCAGATGGCGGTCTCCTGGTGCCGGGGGCTCGGCGGCCTGGCCCGTGTCCTGCGCCACGCCTGGCTCGTCCTCGACGAACCGGAGCTGCGCCGGGCCGCCGAGACCGCCACCAGGGGCTGCCTGCCCTGGCTGACCAGGCTCAGCACGCTCGGCCAGTGCTGCGGCACCGCCGGGCTCGGCGCGGTCCTGCTGGACCTGGCCGTGGACACCGGGGAGGACCGCTACCTCGACGCCGCCCACGAGGCGGCACGCCATCTGATGCGGCGCAGCCACGGCCCGGACGACGCGCCCGCCCTCGTGGCCAACACCCACACCAGGGACGCCCCCTACTCGTGGGCGCAGGGCTACGCGGGCATCCTGGCCTTCCTGCGGCGGCTGCGCGAGCCGGCCGGCCCCGATCTGCTGCCGGAGCCGACGGCACGGAACACCCCGGCCCCGCACGGGAGGACGGTCGGCGGCTGA